AATGTAAAATACTcagataaataatataatttcaaatttcttttttattaaaggtaCATTTCATATTTGGGCcaagaatttataattaattgcagttcatatataaaatttcattttattttctttttctgttttccactgaatttaattttacaatatatttccATATGTATGTGGTTTTGTGCTTTACTTTTTGGTAGTATGTTTTCTTCTCTAAACATGTCGAATTATTTTCCGATAATGaacttattttatatacatcgTAAAGAAGCCATAGTGTACGGCCTCTACAATGTATTGCAGCAAGTGGTTCATAGAAATCGactttagaattaaaaaagcATCGTGTTGAAATAAATATGGGCGTGCGAATTGtctgtaatgatttttatctgcatgtttgtataaaaactttgcTTGTTGAAGTAATTTCAACGTTAAACTATTTACGTACTtccattatattaaaataaaggtATGAATTACTTATAAAAAAGCACAAGTATAGCgagataaaaattttttgaacatcAATACTGAATCTACATAAATTaacccaaaaaaatatacatatgaaataataatacaCATGCTAGTGATTTATATAACTAATTGaaacattaaaacattttatctaAGATAGAATctacatagttttattaataaatgcaTATACTTAGCGTATGTTTATGTCGAAAATCTTTTCCAAATTCCTATATCACCTACTTACATAAATTCATTATTCTCAAAACATAAATGTAATTGgattacaaacatttaaattctttcgattttttatttttgttttctaatgtTGAATGTATTTAGGCCTGATTGTTGCAAgctaaagaaaatagttttgtttaataaatatcacTGGGGTTGCTGTTCTTTTGGCCAATAATATTCTAATTCGGTTCGTTTAGtgaaagaaaatacaaatacaatatttCGTATTAACAAATCTGAAGAGacagtaaatttttattttgaaatacacctgaataacaacaacttaattaatttataactctttatgttaaaatgttaaaatttttgaggtgggagttgataaaaaaaatcgacaaaagatatgtagtatgtatgtatatataaagtgTGTGGGCATTTGTTAAAATAACCTATCTGCTAAAGAATACGTTTCTAAATAAAAGacatatttcaaaatcaaaaaaatttacctTTGATAAAAATGCAtgcatatttatacaaaatgtaaataattgacATAGATGTGTAAAAtagatataataaaaaacagtgAGTTGTGAAAATGTAACTAATGATAACATATGtacctatatacatatgtattattctATGGCTTAACTTATTATCACAATACACAATTTTGCTTTACTGaacaatttaaacaagtttCGAAAAATCTACTCTTCTTTCTCCCCGCCCATAATTTCTTGGACTTGGACTCTTATCAGATTTCTCAAATACAGGATAGGAAGgtttcaaaagtttataaaaatatatttgagtttgacgaaatcaataatttaatatacatattttagaaAGTTCTCAATTACTTCTCTCGTTTTTTGACACTAACAAATgctaataaatattatgaaatttaaacataaaattataaaatgataaCATATTAATTGTTAGTAACTGTATTTTTaaacatgtatgtacataaagaaTTCTTTAgtttcagttttgttttattagaaattcttCGCGTTATCTTTATTTTCTGATTTATCAGAGCTCTGTTCTATTAATAGTTGTACAAGTTTTTATCTTGGAGCAACTAAATGTCAACTTAAGCACACAATTACTTCACAATGAAAACTGATGATGGGAAggcaaaagaaaacttttatttaagttaaaaaaaaattcagttcAAACATAATCATGAAATaagtagaaatatttttcattacagGAAAAGTTTTATTCCATTGTTGTAATAAAGACGTCTGATGAGACAATAGCAAcctgatttttaaaattaatatgaaactactaaaacttttatatacatacatatgtatgtatatgtttttatattaaaggtGTCCAAAACAGTTAAGTTTTGCTGGGTGGGTCTAAATTTGTTCATTAGTATCATTAGTTTTCAATGAATTGATATTCGTACATCGAACGGTTCGAATAAGTTTctttcaaaacttaaaaaggTCAAAAATATAGGTCACACCGAAAAATGAGCAACTCGAGTACATAGGTACATATACATAATCATGTACATATGTCATGAATtgaaagaagacaaaaaaaattaaaaattttcttttatataccaaaatatgaATTATAGGGCAGGTCTAATGAACTTTTATGTCTCCAtttgtaagtttaattttatttgtctaCATATAAAGTAAAACctctaaagaatttttctttgaaatgagAATATGGACaactaatttttacaaaattcttaaaaagatgAATTTAATTCTTTACTATTAAGAGCGGCATCATTTTGAAACTACCAAGTATGttggaatatttatatgaatatacgTTTTAATAATAGCGAAGGACTCATTTATGTGTATACggaaaacatacatacataaaaatacagACATAAAGTCAATCTAATAATACATGGAAGTATTTGGCCTAGTTTATTGTACATAATAGTATGGtggacacacacacacaaatatatatgtataaacatatatatttatgtacatatgtatatatccgTACACATCTATTTATCCGGCATAAAATATAtacgtattttatttttaaagatgcCTTTCAaacacaatttatatttatttatttcatgtccTTAAATTAATATGTACCTTCAATATATCCTATTAAAATCGAAACTTAGTAAAACTAGATACGTTTTttagtatgtatttaaaacaacaagttctgaatgaaatattaatatatcaatatttatttcagaTTATTTATTGATTCATTATGATGGAACTGGAACCACGAGTTGCCTTGTTGCAAGACTTACGTTTACAAACTTTTGATTCAATACGCTTTGCTTCGTATCGTACTGCTTCCAAATTGCGTTATATTCAAAAGTCGACAAATTTGCATTTAGTTGATATATGGAATGTTATTGAAGCTTTTCgtgaaaatggtttaaatactttggaacCCCAGAGTGATGTGAGTGTGGCCCGTTTAGAGACGCTGGTTTCATCGCTGTATCATAATCTGAACAAACGTTTACCGACTGCACAGCAGGTCCCGGTTGATTCAAAGGCAGGACTATTGCTTAATTGGTTGCTAGCAGCATATACCaggtaaattttgcaaatataacCAATTAGTGTGTATAACTAAAGAACGTCATTTGTAGTGACAATTCTGGCAAAATACGggtgttttctataaaagtggCTTTGGCTACGATGTGTTCCGGCAAATTGGTAGATAAATTAAGATGTGAGTAGTAAATTAAATGGCTATGTGTAATATAATCGAATGGAATTGTTGGTTTTCTAGATATTTTTTCTCAGATCTCGGATGGTGCAGGTCAATTGGTTAGCTGGAAATTGGGTGAATTTTTAAGAGAGGTGCTTGCTTTGCCTGCTGCTGTGTACGAATCGCCTACTTTTCACTATAAAGAGGGATTGGAGGAACAGATATTCTCGTCAGAAAATAAAGTTACTGTTAATGATTTCATGGCAACACTTATGTCTGAACCTGGCCCTTCGTGTCTCGTATGGTTACCTTTGCTGCATCGGTTGGCTACAGTTGAAACGATTGTGCATCCGACAATCTGCTCTGTCTGTCACAAGGAAAACTTCACTGGCTTTCGTTACCGTTGTCAGCGGTGTCACGCCTACCAACTGTGCCAGGAATGCTTTTGGCATGGCAAGACATCACTGAACCATCAAAACGATCACGAAGTCAAGGAATATTCAAGTTACAAATCGCCCAGTAAACAGATTGGTCATTCGTTGCGCAAAAGTTTCCGATGTGTGCCAGAGAAGACGACTCAAGTGTTGCCACGATTTCCTGAACAGCCGGAGAAGACACTGAATTTGTCACATATTGTGCCACCCTCACCACTGCCTTCGCATAATGGTTTCACTGATCCGACAATGCTTCATGGCTTAGGTGGTGCTATACCAGGAGGTGGGGGCGGAGGTCTACCCAGCGGTCTTATGTTTGATCGTTCTAGCACCATCGATTCACGAGCCACTGGACGAAGTATTGACAGTGCGAATGGTGTT
The window above is part of the Lucilia cuprina isolate Lc7/37 chromosome 6, ASM2204524v1, whole genome shotgun sequence genome. Proteins encoded here:
- the LOC111678452 gene encoding dystrobrevin beta isoform X3, with the translated sequence MMELEPRVALLQDLRLQTFDSIRFASYRTASKLRYIQKSTNLHLVDIWNVIEAFRENGLNTLEPQSDVSVARLETLVSSLYHNLNKRLPTAQQVPVDSKAGLLLNWLLAAYTSDNSGKIRVFSIKVALATMCSGKLVDKLRYIFSQISDGAGQLVSWKLGEFLREVLALPAAVYESPTFHYKEGLEEQIFSSENKVTVNDFMATLMSEPGPSCLVWLPLLHRLATVETIVHPTICSVCHKENFTGFRYRCQRCHAYQLCQECFWHGKTSLNHQNDHEVKEYSSYKSPSKQIGHSLRKSFRCVPEKTTQVLPRFPEQPEKTLNLSHIVPPSPLPSHNGFTDPTMLHGLGGAIPGGGGGGLPSGLMFDRSSTIDSRATGRSIDSANGVSSSRVAAASANDEEHRLIARYAARLAQENRAPSSSSAANADNQHPIASDNSRAQRELITQLESKNKEIMREIARLRRQQEAEQMAPENPALISELRALRQRKGELEGHLGALQDSRRQLMEQLEGLMRMLKSQQTSSPRSTPNSSPRSGKSPPMPGGSHSVVGSGGSGGINTLGTSPIGSMHTQSSAHSLMGTGNVLRVQQAASLNQGSFNPNQMDHVSPQMSGDMRGGFSTNGSGKGGESEDEDEEYDNFDMDYSFGRLNLGDSGILSLQQQYETYLNSQHDKCDDPEEIIEFHLVNDTDIELDSDLDIAEEQANINRIMGYKNYPEILIDDPDAGFPLLHEIDFDDPQSIDWTDKTNSSSSQWQEQFAQWSLHTQKN
- the LOC111678452 gene encoding dystrobrevin beta isoform X6, whose protein sequence is MMELEPRVALLQDLRLQTFDSIRFASYRTASKLRYIQKSTNLHLVDIWNVIEAFRENGLNTLEPQSDVSVARLETLVSSLYHNLNKRLPTAQQVPVDSKAGLLLNWLLAAYTSDNSGKIRVFSIKVALATMCSGKLVDKLRYIFSQISDGAGQLVSWKLGEFLREVLALPAAVYESPTFHYKEGLEEQIFSSENKVTVNDFMATLMSEPGPSCLVWLPLLHRLATVETIVHPTICSVCHKENFTGFRYRCQRCHAYQLCQECFWHGKTSLNHQNDHEVKEYSSYKSPSKQIGHSLRKSFRCVPEKTTQVLPRFPEQPEKTLNLSHIVPPSPLPSHNGFTDPTMLHGLGGAIPGGGGGGLPSGLMFDRSSTIDSRATGRSIDSANGVSSSRVAAASANDEEHRLIARYAARLAQENRAPSSSSAANADNQHPIASDNSRAQRELITQLESKNKEIMREIARLRRQQEAEQMAPENPALISELRALRQRKGELEGHLGALQDSRRQLMEQLEGLMRMLKSQQTSSPRSTPNSSPRSGKSPPMPGGSHSVVGSGGSGGINTLGTSPIGSMHTQSSAHSLMGTGNVLRVQQAASLNQGSFNPNQMDHVSPQMSGDMRGGFSTNGSGN
- the LOC111678452 gene encoding dystrobrevin beta isoform X5, translating into MMELEPRVALLQDLRLQTFDSIRFASYRTASKLRYIQKSTNLHLVDIWNVIEAFRENGLNTLEPQSDVSVARLETLVSSLYHNLNKRLPTAQQVPVDSKAGLLLNWLLAAYTSDNSGKIRVFSIKVALATMCSGKLVDKLRYIFSQISDGAGQLVSWKLGEFLREVLALPAAVYESPTFHYKEGLEEQIFSSENKVTVNDFMATLMSEPGPSCLVWLPLLHRLATVETIVHPTICSVCHKENFTGFRYRCQRCHAYQLCQECFWHGKTSLNHQNDHEVKEYSSYKSPSKQIGHSLRKSFRCVPEKTTQVLPRFPEQPEKTLNLSHIVPPSPLPSHNGFTDPTMLHGLGGAIPGGGGGGLPSGLMFDRSSTIDSRATGRSIDSANGVSSSRVAAASANDEEHRLIARYAARLAQENRAPSSSSAANADNQHPIASDNSRAQRELITQLESKNKEIMREIARLRRQQEAEQMAPENPALISELRALRQRKGELEGHLGALQDSRRQLMEQLEGLMRMLKSQQTSSPRSTPNSSPRSGKSPPMPGGSHSVVGSGGSGGINTLGTSPIGSMHTQSSAHSLMGTGNVLRVQQAASLNQGSFNPNQMDHVSPQMSGDMRGGFSTNGSGNFDDPQSIDWTDKTNSSSSQWQEQFAQWSLHTQKN
- the LOC111678452 gene encoding dystrobrevin beta isoform X2, translated to MMELEPRVALLQDLRLQTFDSIRFASYRTASKLRYIQKSTNLHLVDIWNVIEAFRENGLNTLEPQSDVSVARLETLVSSLYHNLNKRLPTAQQVPVDSKAGLLLNWLLAAYTSDNSGKIRVFSIKVALATMCSGKLVDKLRYIFSQISDGAGQLVSWKLGEFLREVLALPAAVYESPTFHYKEGLEEQIFSSENKVTVNDFMATLMSEPGPSCLVWLPLLHRLATVETIVHPTICSVCHKENFTGFRYRCQRCHAYQLCQECFWHGKTSLNHQNDHEVKEYSSYKSPSKQIGHSLRKSFRCVPEKTTQVLPRFPEQPEKTLNLSHIVPPSPLPSHNGFTDPTMLHGLGGAIPGGGGGGLPSGLMFDRSSTIDSRATGRSIDSANGVSSSRVAAASANDEEHRLIARYAARLAQENRAPSSSSAANADNQHPIASDNSRAQRELITQLESKNKEIMREIARLRRQQEAEQMAPENPALISELRALRQRKGELEGHLGALQDSRRQLMEQLEGLMRMLKSQQTSSPRSTPNSSPRSGKSPPMPGGSHSVVGSGGSGGINTLGTSPIGSMHTQSSAHSLMGTGNVLRVQQAASLNQGSFNPNQMDHVSPQMSGDMRGGFSTNGSGNIRHIEGGESEDEDEEYDNFDMDYSFGRLNLGDSGILSLQQQYETYLNSQHDKCDDPEEIIEFHLVNDTDIELDSDLDIAEEQANINRIMGYKNYPEILIDDPDAGFPLLHEIDFDDPQSIDWTDKTNSSSSQWQEQFAQWSLHTQKN
- the LOC111678452 gene encoding dystrobrevin beta isoform X4 yields the protein MMELEPRVALLQDLRLQTFDSIRFASYRTASKLRYIQKSTNLHLVDIWNVIEAFRENGLNTLEPQSDVSVARLETLVSSLYHNLNKRLPTAQQVPVDSKAGLLLNWLLAAYTSDNSGKIRVFSIKVALATMCSGKLVDKLRYIFSQISDGAGQLVSWKLGEFLREVLALPAAVYESPTFHYKEGLEEQIFSSENKVTVNDFMATLMSEPGPSCLVWLPLLHRLATVETIVHPTICSVCHKENFTGFRYRCQRCHAYQLCQECFWHGKTSLNHQNDHEVKEYSSYKSPSKQIGHSLRKSFRCVPEKTTQVLPRFPEQPEKTLNLSHIVPPSPLPSHNGFTDPTMLHGLGGAIPGGGGGGLPSGLMFDRSSTIDSRATGRSIDSANGVSSSRVAAASANDEEHRLIARYAARLAQENRAPSSSSAANADNQHPIASDNSRAQRELITQLESKNKEIMREIARLRRQQEAEQMAPENPALISELRALRQRKGELEGHLGALQDSRRQLMEQLEGLMRMLKSQQTSSPRSTPNSSPRSGKSPPMPGGSHSVVGSGGSGGINTLGTSPIGSMHTQSSAHSLMGTGNVLRVQQAASLNQGSFNPNQMDHVSPQMSGDMRGGFSTNGSGINPDEGFQNANYEFYEEIFDYDLNPLSTLLNDSNTEQAIKASQARFILPLGKCFCRLPACLSHNFDAFI